In Mytilus edulis chromosome 3, xbMytEdul2.2, whole genome shotgun sequence, the genomic window taaaattagaaagatcatatcataagcaacaagtgtactaagtttcaagttgattggacttcagcttcatcaaaaactaccttgaccaaaaactttaacctgaaactcccactttcattttctatgttcaatggaccgtgaaattcgggtcaaaagtctaatttggcttttaaattagaaagatcatatcataagcaacaagtgtactaagtttcaagttgattggacttcagtttcatcaaaaactaccttgaccaaaaactttaacctgaagttcgacgaacgaacggacgaacggagccacagacttgaaaacataatgcccctctactatcgtaggtggggcataaaacacAGTTGACATTAGCGGGACagatagttcaaagccactaacaactaataaaaaaaatgcatgcatttaAGACTAAGGTATGTCACCCTCCCAAGGGATTTTATTCTGACTCTGACATTGCTGTCTCAGCCCATCAATCTTTGTTCTAACTCCTAAAtgccttttcttttttaaatcttaaaatcCACTTGCTCAAGTGTAGATATCCTTTGATACATGAATATAATAATTccatttcatactttttttttattgatgtataCATGAGTCAATTACTTTCAAATTCCTACTATTTTCAGCAGTAAAATATGTGTTGCTATGTAACTTGTTTATCTTGACAACaaagtataaaataaagtatGCAGTGATCAAATACTCAAATGTTTGTTGTTTTGcatcattttaaacaaaaaattcatTAATTCATGATTTGAGATGAATCACCCTCTTTATGATTCTTAGGTTGACAGGTACttaaataaatacatgaaatagaaataaaaagatgtggtatgattgccaatgagacaactatccaccatgaatgaagttgatgtaagcaattataggcaactgtatggccttcaacaatgaaaatgcCATTGCTAATGGTGTACATGGTGTATATCTGTGAAAGTTTCAGTTTATTATATAAAGCCATTATTTTGATAGcattttttttcaactaaaacAGAATTTACAGCATAAGGATTGCATCAAAAGTCCCCTTATTAAAAGAAACATCAAGTTTTGCAAGTGtttaatgtaaaatatcaaaatcagcTCAATGCATGTTCACATTTTAAACTATGAAATATTTTGTGCAGTTTCTTTCATACATGTTTTTCTTGTTTCATAACAGATTAGAccattgtttttttctgtttgaatggtttaacaccagtcatttttggggccctctgtttggtgtgagccaagactaTGTGTTGAAGTcaatactttgacctataatggtttacttttataatttgtgacttggatagccagttgtctcattggcagtcataccacatcttcatatatctacatgtatctacatgaaaaacaaaacatgtcCATAATGAAGAAATCTGCTGAATAATTTACTTTGAGAAACATTTCAATATAAGAGCTAGAtctcaaaacaaaaaataaaaaataaaatattgaagacTGAATGTCAACCTCTTAATATAATTATATGGGTTACCATGGTTACTCACCATTGCTGTTTCTGTTAGGATACCTGCATCTCCtgttagtttacatgtattaagaaaacaTTCCTTATTCATCCCTTTTATTCTGTCAGCAATACAATcaattaacatttttgtttatattattcatgctctttaatttataaaaacacatgACATAAGAATATAGATAGGTTAACATGATTTAGATATATATtgacataaataaaaacaaataacatcaAAAAGTAGCTGCTTTATCTACTAAATGGtataatgtattttgtacaaacaaaacagaaatatttgtaaaatcctcatatttttacattttgtattctACTTGTTCTAGAACTAAATGAACTACTTAAATTTCTTTCCAAAAATGTAcaagaaatgaaacaaaagatttatactttttgttttatcaacaaaCCTTCTACTGCTAGTCATGACAGTATTCAAACATACTTTTTGTATAATTAAAATGAACACAACCTGTGGCAAaaacttcaaataaaatattccatgaaagaaacacaaatgGCTGAAGAAAAATAGAACCGTGAGCATTGTGAGGGAACTAAAAAAAGGGTACCCCCACCCCACCATACTTTTTGTATATTGAAGTAAATAAATTTAATCCCActaaacatgatcatgatgatgtgtAGAACACAGATAAAAACATTTATCAGGTTCTTGAAccaatgtttataattttatgatTCATTATAGGgtcttttgtaaaaaaatattttcaatattgtaataAAAAACGAATGTGAAACCGGTGAAGTGTTTTTAGTTGTCAATGTTTGTGTTCTACATAACCAGGAAAACCACTCGATTACAAATTTGTAACTATCAAATTGGCAAATGACAACCACAACTCTTCAAACACAGTACTGTTACTCCTTATTCAGAACTCAGATTTAACATTGCATTTTTGTCCCATGTTCATCAATCTCATAGATCAGGAATGTACACAATACACAATAACACTAAATCATGTAGCCtcactggacacaattacgaacgatttttgaactttaattattttttttctttgtagaatacttttcttgaattgtttGTACCATAGAATTAAAGATGTATGAATGCTTTTCATTTTGAATCATAATacacataattttctatttatGTTGGGATACTTTAGTAAGATTTTCatgacctggttttataggtCTGGCAAGCCCAATATGGACGCAATTACGAACGgcactatatttatatatctggcagaaaaaaatcaatgacaacgatctaaatttatgaaacatacatTAATCTTATCTTAAACACATTTCCTAAGAAAATAAGAAGTGTAATATATGGTATTTTACGTCAAATTCTTCAGCAGTGGTTGAAGACGAAATTAGTGACaacaaattttctttgaaaagaaaataattcggattttttgtttttatgcaagTTCTTTCGTCTAAGAAGCACTGAATTCTCTTTACAGTTAGTGAAcctatgattttaatttatatttaacctttACTTTCAGAGTTCTCGggacttttcaataaaaatactattttcttTTGACAATACTCAGGGTCACCCGAGTCTGAGAAAACGTTCATTTTTGGATTATTTGGGCAAGATAAAGGGTATCACACATATGAACAGATTCAGGAGatatttttctatctatataATGACAAAAGAAGGCAATTTGCACTAGCTTGTGTGCTTTATTCATGTAATTTCCAAGAGAGGGAgtcattattttgacatttaccAAACTTAATTTTTCGTCGTCTGCAACATTAACCAAGTGCGCATAAACTTTTTTTTCGTGAAAACACAAGTAATGTAGTGTGTTTTTTATTAATAGAAacatttattaattatcatgcataaatataatataagggggcaaacattaaaaattgttcgtaattgtgtccagtcGTAATTGCGTCCGGTAAGGCTAAATAATAGTGCCAGAGGTAGAAACGCAAATGTACATATGAAAACTAGCTCATCCCTAAACATTGGTCTAAATGTTGGTTTATATTAACAGAGGGTACAGATTGATTACATACAGGACAGTTAGCATTACTAGGATCACTATTctcattttgtttgttgtttatttttctaaacgCGTCATCGATTTTTGATTCCTGATCAATTTTCTGTTTCTTCCTGCTACCAGTCATATCATCACCTGATAATCTCTTTCCAGATGAATGTCGTTTAGATTTATTTTGTCCGTTTCCTGAGAGATAACTTTGAGATGTATTATTTCCATTCCCTGATGAATGACCATGAAAATTATTGTTTCTTGATGAATGACCTTGAGATTTATTTTGACTGTTTCCTAAAACCTGGCTTTGTGATTTATTAGGTATCAATGTAGAACTGTCTGCTTTTGGATCTAATATTTTCAATGATGACCCAAAGTGTTTATTTGCCCAGACACTGCGCACTTTAGAAGCTACCTCACTGTCCACTGAAAAAACTGAAGAAGTTCTATTAATTTGACTTAATGGGTCATGATTTAAATTTGGTAACGTTTTATCATTGTCTTGAGGGTTATTTCCAAATTTCACCCGAGTCATTAAATCCTTTGTTTTAATACTTTCATTATGATCCATATTTGCTGAAGAATTTGAATCATAATTACTTTCATCTAAACTTTTTTCACTTAAAGAATTGTTCAGATTATTCTTCTGTTTGACATCTGTATTGTCATATTTCCAGTTTGATCCTGCACTGAAACTTTCATCAGGTTTTTCGCTATTATCCAACCCATCACATAGAATAAGATCGTCATCATCGGAGTCCGATAACATCAATTCGGCAAATTTTTTTTGGCGTAATAATTCTTTATCTGATATTTTCCCTGAGGTTGTGATTGCGTTAACACTTGTCTTAACAGTCTTTTTGGGCGAGACTTTTACAACAGACTTAGTTTTTTTAGGCGAGTCCTTTACAAAAGACTTAGAAGTACTGGGTTTATTATCATAGTTATATAGCTTTGATGTTGATGGTTTATCAGATTTATTAACTGTTGTCAAGACACCATTAATAACCATCTTTTTCTGTGAACTTTCTGATTGTAAACTTTGCCCTTTACCAAGAAATGACCTGATGTCAGGATTTGTCTTCTTTCCTGCTTTAcccaaatctaaaaaaaatgtatgataaaatgaATTCCAACATCCTCATCTCTTCAACTATCTGAcacaatttcttaaacatttgtgTGTGTGGGGCCTtagtggctgagtggtctaagtagttactactgtaatcactaaccAGTCAACACCGAGGTTGTGAGTTCTAACCCTGTGGTGCTTAAgaattttacatttgtgatttggaatttaaaagaaaaacatatgtaCTTTAATAAATGTAAATCAGACCATTATTTTTCTCATtagaattgtttcacatttagtcagggccttttatagttaaTTATGAGGTATGGGTATTATAATCAATGCAAATCCAAAAACAGGACCAACAGATGTTTGCTGATTTTTCCCATACTTGTTCAAGTATAGTTAGACAAGTTTTTTCTATTTGTGATTTATGAATGATATGAGCCAATTAAcataacagtatcctgaaatgAAGCAAAAGTAACAGATGACTACAAACAATTAGGTATTTCTTTTCAAACTTATTGTGTGTAAGGTTGACTCAATGAACAGTATttggaaattatattttttcttttattacaaGAACAAATTCGTCAGTACAAACCTGTATCTTTTTTCTCCTTATTTGTCTCATTCTTCTCCTTGTTTTCACTTTTATCTTTTGACTTCTTTTTCCCATATCCGTCTGGTTCCTTTATCTTAACATACGTTCCATTACACATGTTCTTATGGTCCTTCCACCAGGGGTCTCTCTCTGATGGAGCTCGGTTCATGGCTCGCTTAACATAACCAAAGTATGGTTTTCTATTTTGACACGGTCCATTACATCTCCACCAATGTTGTCTGAAATGGTCCACCTCGTCATGGAAATTATGATACACCTGTAATTAATTGTGTTAAGGAAGTTGTGTAAAGCCTCCTAATTGGGTTTTTGATTATGTAACTACTTGGtcgttttatagtgattatttaaTTTGATTACCAGACCAAGTAttccatgattatttgattatttgattatttgataatctaggactgtttttttgataatttgattatcttgtttaaaaaaaaaattaagaatatttgtgattatgtgattacttggacaGCCCCATGAAGGGCCTCTAGATAGAACTAGACATTCTGAGCAGTTTTGCATAATCAGATTTTAAACACTTACTTTCACTTTAACTTGATGTTCTATAATTAGCCATGGCAGTCGTGTTTGTTAATTGGCAGGAACAAAAAGCATAACAGAAATATATAATCTACATATATACTCCTGTGTGTTAAAAAATTATCACATAATTTCAGGCATTCTTAAAGGTGTTAATGTATAACCTACCacattttgtatataaacatGTTGTCTATGTTTTTGCACATTAATCAGGtttatattattacatgtatataatttgtcATTTCAAGTTTTGTTATAAACAGAATCGCTTTAGCTATTTGTTGAATATCAAACAGTAACCTATATAGCTATATTTGCTTGCATCTCTATCATTTAATCTCTGCTTGATAAATATCTCATTGGTAaatttctcattggcaatcataccagatcttctcaTTTTATATTTGTAGGACAATCTTTTACAGTTTACAAATACAACTTTATCCAGAAGAAACCACAAGCATGACAAGTGACAGTTATAGCTCATATGCTAAAAATAGCATATAATAGGTCCCTGATTTATCCTTCTTATGAACtttgaaattgaaacaaaaagaaaaacaagaatgtgtcccaagtacactgATGCCCACTcggactatcattttctatgttcagtggaccgtgaaattggggtaaaaactccaatttggcattaaaattagtaaaatcaTATcttagggaacatgtgtactaggtttcaactggattagacttcaacttcataaaaaacaacCTCGACcagaaactttaacctgaagcgggacgaacagacggacagacaaatagcttacggacggacagacggtaCGACAAATGGACAAACAGATCCACAGACCAGacaacataatgcccctctactattgtaggtggggcataaaaataccaactgcaatatatatatatagactaggCCACTGAAAGCTGAATTTTGGTTCAGTTGGTGGCCAGGTGGTCTAGAGCACAGGACCCAAAGCAGGTGGTGTTTTCTCTATACCCCAATAGCACTGAGTTTGAATCCCAGCAatggaagaacaaaaatttgcttccccaaatttgcagatttaaaatTGTAGTGCTGATATTTATAGGTATTATCAATATTGATACTCACTGTCAAATTATTTATTCTTTACAAATGATGACATGGCCTCCTAATTACATATCTATACTCACAGATATTTTAGTCCCTGTGGCATCATTAATCCTGTACATGTGTTTATGGAATTCTGGTCCATGTCCATCATGATCCTGTAAACAAAGACATTAAATCAatacaatacacatgatacaagcATTTAtacataacaacaaacaacatttATCTCCATTAACAGTGTGTAATTTATTTACCTTTTTGTTGTACTAGTTTACTAAATATATTTGATGTTAACCCTACATACATTTGTAAAACTCACTGTCAGACTGTAAGCAGATCAGAAACTATATAGATTCAAAGTGAATGCAAAATAAATCAATTCAAAGTATGATGACATCATTTTTTCTGGGAAATAATctaaaattacaatttaaaactaACCTTATTATTATCTGTAATAAACAGGTAGGCATGTATCATCTCATgctataataaacaaacaaatcgATAACAACAAGATTGACAGGAAATGATTTTTCTGCATGTAAATGAAATTTACAAATCTCGACCCTGAACCAGGATcaagtaaaacatgtaaaaagaataaatacatttttgtaggGTTCAGAAATGGAAAGCACAAAATCAATCTTAGTTTCCCTGTTTGTGGTTTAAAGATCTACAACTCAACAACGATAAAAgctaaaattatgaaaatcaacTTGATCTTCATGGATCAGTCATCACGGTCATAGGAAATAACAATATGAGCATATCttaatttaaaaagattttatcaAAGCTTGTTTGAGTTATTGCAGGGCCACTGTCCCACCTGCCTAACCACCAGCCTTGAATCCTGAAAATGTgacataaatgttattttttttgctAGATATCTCTCAGGtcacatatatttttgtatttctgtttACTCAACATGAACAAATTTCATTTAAACAGATTTTGTGGCTTACTTCTATAACTAGACAtaagtgacctaaagttgttaatttcttggtcattttggtctcttgtggagagttgtctcattggcaatcataccacatcttctttttttatatctttttaaatttacataataAACTTACAAGTAGTGTTTCTACCAGATCTCTTCGAGGTCGTAACTTTAACAATGGTGAACTGAGTCGAACAGAACATAAACCTCCTCGTCTTTCATAACAACAAAGTCCAGCACATCTGAAATATATAACTTCATTACAAACATTAAGAAAATAGAGAAGTTGAAAATCACCAAAAAGTATTGTGTGAACCCCTGTCTAAGTGACAAAAATAACTTTGACAAATGACAACTCACCAGAAATATGGTTAAATGTCATTCCAAATCTAATTTAGGTAAGGATATAAAGGCTATATATCTGACTTTGCATTTCAATTAAATGAAATAGTttcagtggttgttatttgttgatgtggttcataagtgtttcttgtttttttaaaagatgacaTTATGTGTATAAGACTGTTGGTtttttgtttgaatggttttacactagtcatttaaGGGCTCTTTATATTAAAGCTTGCTGTTCAATGtgagaccgtactttgacctataatggtttacttttacaaattaggacttggatggggagttgtctcattggcactaataccacatgaaaattggtatctaacgaaaaataatgaatccacagtattataaTCACATAAAACAATACTTTCATGGCAGTATGACAGAACTTTGATATATGAGACAGGGTTAATACCCTCTCAAACTAACATTCCACAAGTGTACTTACAGGGTCATTCTTGGGCTCCATTTTACTTCTATTCCTGCTAATCTCCCCCAGAAGAATTCTTCATTAAATTGTAAGAAGAGTTCCCTGATGTCAGGATTAGGGTCAATTGTTTCCCAGCTTTCGTCCACTATAGACAGGTTAGCACCAGGTTTAGATGCTGATTGTGAGGGCTGCCATGAATCACGATCCAATTGTTCTTGTAGCTCAAGTGCCAATAAAAAATCATCATCAATAAAGTTCATCTcgttctacaaaataaaaaaaatagataatctATTAGTATTACCATATAATATTATGCTGGTACATGGTATTAATTGTTCCTCCTTATATGCCTTACAGCTCTGggaattttgtgaaatataaaaaccATGTTTTGGAATCAATATTCTGTAAGTAACAAAATTTGTAATACTGTTCAATATTTCTCACTGTGGATACagaaatgtacatgatgtatgatcTCTACATTGGATAAAGTCCTGGCCACCGTTTTACAAAGCATTCTTAACTTTATGAACTTACAATCATCATATATGGTGCTGAAGTGGTCAGTGTGTCAATGTTAGATCATTGATCAAACAATTACATTAACATCTTTGTATGAATAtaaatcaaacaaagaaaacatgTCTCATGTTTCACACCCCAATTATACTTAAAAAGAGGCAAACAAATCAAAAACAATTCTGATTGAAATAGTTTCAAAGAGTAAGCTTTGGGAGACTAGATTTTTTAAAGCATTTCTTAAAAGAACCATTTTAgaagaaaatttgaagaaaaacctATAAAAATTATTTAACGCCCTTTAATAAAAGGAAGAAAAGGGAGGCTAGTGGAGCTATTCTCTTGATGAATAGCGgacataaataaattatatattttccgaCACTGTTACCAATGTTGCTTTAATTATTTACCCTGCAATTTAACAATGAATATTAGCATAAAAGTTATTTTCCATCCAACTTGTTTATGTTGTTGACATGCACATggttgaatttgtttttaaatgatacCAACAGTCATGACCAAAACACATACAGCAATGAGGacccatacctgccaacttttcaaaatggcCATGGGGGGTTTTGCGTACAAATTGGCTGTCTTAGTcctaaaaaaccttcaaggggggcttcaaatacattttaatgttgttttttggctttttttatacttttataagcctaaattcattgtaaaattaatagttttgtttaaaattgtggacaaaattactctttcaaaatttcaatttgggagcctccatgggggaaatcccccacaaatagtgacagttggcaggtatgaggACCCCATATTAAACTGTAATGTTAACCTAAACAATTGGTAAACAGTTATTTtaacataaccatgataactgttTCCTCACAACAGAAGCAAGATACTATATACGAATTATAGTTATCCCATACCATTGTTAACTCGTACCAACCTCAACTCGTACCACtaaaaaaaagttgtaccaaTGAAAACTCGTACCACTGCTACCTTGTACCATCTTATGTGAAGCCATTTAAATGGTGTTTAATGAtgaatatatactttaatttCACTCAATACCTCTTAAgattgtaaaatgtatataatttgaaagtacaatgacTGCCAATTTGTAGCTAATGTTCCTTGTATATTGGATAGACATTACGTACCGTGGCAGATTTGCTTTGTTGTCTCCCTTGAATAGActcttttttaaacttttactgATCATAACTATTGGATTTAATTTCTAATCATTCCAAATCAGTTACATTGAATAGATTTGGGTACTTTTCTAATGTTTCTAATTTTATTCATTGAAAGAATCCAGTATAAAATTCAAGTAtttcaactttatatttttaataagtttacaacaacaaaaaccataaaacattcatattttttaatatatttttaatggtaTGAGTTTGCAGTGGTACGAGTTCTGAATGGTACAACTTCCCAGTGGTATGAGTTTATGTTAGTAcgagttaacttttttggtacGAGTTAATGTGGTACAAGTTTACGGTGGTACTTGTTAACTTAAACTTGCTTCCCTAAGTACCTCTTGTACATACACCATGATGCATACATTTAAAACTTGCTACATGTATTTGTCAACCAATTATTGTACAGTTATAATTTCGATAGCAGGATTACCATTGAACATATGATTTAAAGGTTTAAATTTTgtaccatattttttttgttaaataccACTTAGCAAactcaaagaaagacaactctgatTTTCTGTCCTGCACTAGTGTTCAGAGTTTATCTCTCCATTCATGCAAGTGGGAAAACATTAGTATTACTCAcctttttttaatactaattgaCTGGTCCAGGGACTTGTATCATAGACCTCACCAGTTCCTCATTGACACCTTTTGGCTACCTAAAAGCAAAGGTAGATtctgtattaaatattttaaaaggtagTACGTTTCTGTTTTGTATATGATCACATGATGATGtgtatttccttaaaattaccaattttagggcagcaacccaacaacaggttgtatgattcatctgaaaatttgtgaggggatagatcttattctgatggacatttaaatcttgaaagatttgtcCTAAATGTCTtgagtttcaaagatataaagcaaaaactgcattttaccactatgttctaattttagccatgtcagcc contains:
- the LOC139515647 gene encoding DNA-dependent metalloprotease SPRTN-like, which encodes MNFIDDDFLLALELQEQLDRDSWQPSQSASKPGANLSIVDESWETIDPNPDIRELFLQFNEEFFWGRLAGIEVKWSPRMTLCAGLCCYERRGGLCSVRLSSPLLKLRPRRDLVETLLHEMIHAYLFITDNNKDHDGHGPEFHKHMYRINDATGTKISVYHNFHDEVDHFRQHWWRCNGPCQNRKPYFGYVKRAMNRAPSERDPWWKDHKNMCNGTYVKIKEPDGYGKKKSKDKSENKEKNETNKEKKDTDLGKAGKKTNPDIRSFLGKGQSLQSESSQKKMVINGVLTTVNKSDKPSTSKLYNYDNKPSTSKSFVKDSPKKTKSVVKVSPKKTVKTSVNAITTSGKISDKELLRQKKFAELMLSDSDDDDLILCDGLDNSEKPDESFSAGSNWKYDNTDVKQKNNLNNSLSEKSLDESNYDSNSSANMDHNESIKTKDLMTRVKFGNNPQDNDKTLPNLNHDPLSQINRTSSVFSVDSEVASKVRSVWANKHFGSSLKILDPKADSSTLIPNKSQSQVLGNSQNKSQGHSSRNNNFHGHSSGNGNNTSQSYLSGNGQNKSKRHSSGKRLSGDDMTGSRKKQKIDQESKIDDAFRKINNKQNENSDPSNANCPVCNQSVPSVNINQHLDQCLGMS